One part of the Candida albicans SC5314 chromosome R, complete sequence genome encodes these proteins:
- a CDS encoding uncharacterized protein (Putative protein similar to S. cerevisiae Mgr3p, a subunit of the i-AAA protease supercomplex that degrades misfolded mitochondrial proteins): MNSRYLLRTHSRVLFRPRNTTTISATRANFISRRHVSQYNYNQTYAAYNQPKTPFWKKLVYATLGLGIISGYVYYMWWPKHTFPSSIAKFLRKGLWAESDRGEFDYQLALKYYLQALEHANEIGLDPLSDEYTGIQLKIGEMFERLNMLTDAAYIYNEIATLYLTVLTAPRDSPEGQRIKDRKHRRHLIQKDLRIAIKLVSLNPTNPSLAKAILITHLIIAQDEVNKLMGSSLSSSNKLNLVNKIDPNDKSSSTNTSNGAYTAVLDNDTIVITNNKTGEENRIKKTPEVWEPFTDEFFNAMDLLSAVCITSGDLAMATKVKIAMNESMLLADIEPSKMLLSQCNLGSLLYMQAEELEAQEISMTRKFSELSGIEYDQLLESHQKQMHLQHSETNPEDKTDSNSNPNSKLIMEKLRETVPISDQEAFATVTRSRSVCLQLAIKSYESVLQFAKSFPQDFVKQHNEINETVALATYGLGVINLHLSHYEKAERLLRESRVRAKSCDYGTLLPMIEKELEKLFNEKKSLTKDENDNSKLKKKKHSLHDIEMDITLNK; this comes from the coding sequence ATGAACTCACGATATTTATTACGAACCCATAGTAGGGTATTGTTTAGACCACGAAATACTACAACAATATCAGCAACTCGTGCCAACTTTATATCTCGTCGGCATGTCTCacaatataattataatcaaaCTTATGCTGCTTACAACCAACCAAAAACACCATTTTGGAAGAAACTTGTATATGCAACATTGGGGCTAGGTATTATTTCTGGGTATGTTTATTATATGTGGTGGCCTAAACATACTTTTCCAAGTTCAATTGCCAAATTTTTACGTAAGGGATTATGGGCAGAAAGTGATCGTGGGGaatttgattatcaattagcattgaaatattatttacaaGCATTAGAGCATGCGAATGAAATTGGATTAGATCCATTAAGTGATGAATATACTGGGatacaattaaaaattggaGAAATGTTTGAACGATTGAATATGTTAACTGATGCAgcatatatttataatgaaattgctACATTATACTTGACAGTTTTAACTGCTCCTCGTGATTCTCCAGAGGGACAAAGAATTAAAGATCGTAAACATCGTCGtcatttaattcaaaaagatTTAAGAATTGCCATTAAATTGGTGTCATTAAATCCTACAAATCCTAGTTTAGCTAAAGCTATACTTATTACCCATTTGATAATTGCCCAAGATGaagttaataaattgatggGATCGTCATTATCTTCgtcaaataaattaaatttggtTAATAAGATTGATCCCAATGACAAACTGTCATCAACCAACACTTCGAACGGAGCTTACACTGCCGTTTTAGATAATGATACCATTGTGAttaccaataataaaactGGGGAAGAAAATCGAATTAAAAAGACCCCTGAAGTTTGGGAACCTTTCACtgatgaatttttcaatgccATGGATTTATTAAGTGCTGTTTGTATTACATCTGGTGATTTAGCCATGGCTACTAAAGTGAAAATTGCCATGAATGAATCAATGTTATTAGCTGATATTGAACCTTCCAAAATGTTATTATCACAATGTAATTTAGGATCTTTACTTTATATGCAAGCTGAAGAATTAGAAGCTCAAGAAATATCCATGACAAGGAAGTTTTCCGAACTTTCTGGTATTGAATATGATCAATTGTTAGAATCacatcaaaaacaaatgcaTTTACAACATTCGGAAACAAACCCTGAAGATAAAACAGATTCGAattcaaatccaaattcCAAATTGATTATGGAAAAATTGAGAGAAACTGTACCGATCCTGGATCAAGAAGCATTTGCCACAGTGACTAGATCAAGATCAGTTTGTTTACAATTGGCAATCAAGTCATATGAATCAGTATTACAATTTGCAAAATCTTTCCCACAAGATTTTGTTAAACAACataatgaaatcaatgaaaCTGTAGCATTAGCAACATATGGTTTAGGAGTTATTAATTTACATTTAAGTCATTATGAAAAAGCTGAACGATTATTACGTGAATCAAGAGTTAGAGCAAAATCATGTGATTATGGAACATTGTTACCaatgattgaaaaagaattggaaaaattatttaatgaaaaaaaatcgtTAACcaaagatgaaaatgataattcaaagttaaagaaaaagaaacattCTTTACATGATATTGAAATGGATATAACTTTAAATAagtaa
- a CDS encoding uncharacterized protein (Putative protein of unknown function; Hap43p-repressed gene; S. cerevisiae ortholog YDL157C localizes to mitochondria), producing the protein MSNILSVFNPPPSRPYPPSPDELQSECLPCTAIQSIVAIGGGLYLSSPNQFKDKTTGKIDVTKNPLWWQRSVRGAGIILFGLGAYRAGEVVQILYRKRFG; encoded by the coding sequence ATGTCTAATATATTATCAGTATTCAATCCACCACCTTCTCGTCCCTACCCACCATCACCAGACGAATTGCAATCAGAATGTTTACCATGCACTGccattcaatcaattgttgcCATCGGCGGCGGATTATATCTAAGTTCACCGAATCAATTCAAAGATAAAACGACGGGGAAAATCGACGTTACGAAAAACCCCCTTTGGTGGCAACGATCAGTGAGAGGGGCAGGGATAATTTTGTTTGGATTGGGTGCTTATCGTGCTGGTGAAGTCGTTCAAATATTATATAGAAAGAGATTTGGTTAA